Part of the Sodalinema gerasimenkoae IPPAS B-353 genome is shown below.
AAGGCATCGAAATCAAAGCGATCGCCCCCAGCCAAATTGGCATCTGGGGTCACGAAGGTCGGATCATCGGTCGTATCCTCAGGATACTCCTGAAACTCTTCGTCTGGGGAGGCATCAAAGTCATCAAACTCGTCAAACTCATCAAAGCCCGAATCATCTCCCTGACCAGAAATGGGCTGTTCAAAGGACATATCATCCTCAGGGACATCCCCTTGCCAATCCCCGCCGTCGAAATCAAACTCATCGTCTGACTCCGGGTATTCGGCGATCGCCTCTCGCGTTTCTGTTATCCCTCGGGTATCTTCTGGGGGAGACATCAAAAAGGTATCGGCCCCTGAAGTATCTCGCTCGGGATCACCCCCCTGAAGGGCACCAAAGCTACCAAAATCGGCATCGGCGGCATCGGGATCAAACTCCCCAAAGGGAACGGCATCGAGGTCGTCATCCCAATCCTCTTCGATGTTGCTTCCGGTGTCCCCTAAGGCTTCTAAATGCTCAGGGTCAGCGGCTTCAAAATCTTCCTCAGAGAAGGAGTCAAACTCCGCAAAGGGTTCTGGCAAATCCACATCGTCAAAGCCATCGGCCACCTCGGGAGAAACCTCCCCCTCTTCCCCGAGTAAATCGGGCATCTCCTCGTCAGGGAGGAAGTCAGGCAAATCGCCCCATTCGTTGTCTGAACCGGTACTGACGGGCATTTCCTGTTCTTGGACAAAGGGGTTGTCCTCCTCATCGATGGCGGGCAACCCCGTATTGGCCACCGTCTCGGCCGTATCCAGGTCAAACTCGCCAAAGTCCTCGTCCGGGTCGAAGTCATCATCTAACGACTCGGGACTATCTTCCTCCTCTTCCCAGGAGTCCAAGTCACCCATGTCTGATTGATCCAGGGCAAAGGGATTATCCTCCTCCCCGTCTTCGTCGTCTCCCGGGGAGTCTGGGGACAAATCGAAGTCGCCAAAGTCCTCGTCAAAGTTCTCGTCCAAGTTCTCCTCGGCTCCCGTATCTTCGCCAAAGTCATCCCCTAGGGCAAACGGATCTTCCTCAGACGCCTCTTCCTCAAACTCCCCATCGAAATCGCCCTCAAACTCCGAGGGGTCCCAAGCGGCCGTCTCATCAACGTCCTCATCTAGGATTGCCGTTGCCTCCTCTTCCTGAGAAAACTCATCAGCAAAGAGATCCTCATCGCCGCCGTCAGCCTGACTATCCCCTGAGGACTCGTCAAACTCATCAAACTCCTCAAAGCTATCAAACTCATCAACGGCACCGCTGCCATTGACATCGACCTGTTCTACGTAGGCTAAGGCCTGTTGCGCGTGGTCATGAAACTCGGCATCATCCGTAATCTCAAAGACCTGTTCATACTCACCTCGGGCCACATCATAATCCTGTAGCCCGCAATAAATGTGTCCTCGAAGCAACCGGGTACTGGGGTCATCGGGATACTGAGCTACGAGCTGATCGACAAGCGGCGCGGCATCCTCATAGTTGCCGTCGAGATACACTTGCTGTGCTCGTTCGTACTCTTGAGCAAAGTCAATACTTGGTTCCATCTGCCTCCCCCAGGTTTACCGTCAAAATTCCTCCTTCTCCGTTGTGACACGGAACAGGTCCTCTCGCCAATGGGCAAGGGACAGATGCTTGCCGTTCGTTGTTCCCGCCCGCATTGCGACATAGAACCAACGTTGCCAGCAGCCTCCCATGGCGCTTATTGTAACCCTCAAGCGGCCCACCGCGCTGAGCGCAGAATTGAGACTTGGTCAAGCAGCCGGAGCGTCACAGGTCGTTCGTTTTCTTCAAAGACCCATTCTCCCCGTAAAAACGGCGCGACGCCATCGGGGATGTCCGTTGGCATTTGCAGTTTTTCCACATCAAGCCACTGCATTTTAACAATCCGTTCAACTGCTAATCCTAGTATAGTGTCTTGATCTTCGACCGCGATCACGAATATTTCGGCGCGATCGGTGTTTAAGGCGACGGGATCTCCCAGAAACTGGCCCAAATCCGCCACCCAAATCACCCGCCCTCGCACATTGAACGTCCCCAGCAACAGGGGCGAGACATTGGGCATGGGGGTGATGCGATCGGGGGGAGGATCGAGCACTTCACGAATCCCGGTAGCGGGAAGGGCGAGTTCGCGCCCGGAGGGAACTTGAAACCTCAGATGTAACTCACCCTCAGGGGTTTCTAGTTCCTGGAACTCGGGGGCAAGGTCTTCTTCAGACTGCCCCATCAAAAAATCTGGGTTCCCAACCATGCGTCTCGTCCTTTAGCCCCGTAACATTTGCTTGACGGTTCCCACCAATTCCGTGGGTTGGAAGGGTTTGGCCACATAGGCATCGGCCCCCTGCTTCATCCCCCAGTAGCGATCGAACTCCTCCCCCTTGGAGGAACACATCACCACGGGTACGTTCTGGGTTTTTGGATCAGCTTTAAGGCGACGACACACTTCATAGCCATTCATGCGGGGCATGACAATATCGAGAACCACCAAGTCGGGGGGATTGCCCTGAATTTTGTCCAGGGCCTCCACGCCGTCCGTTGCTTCAATCACGGTTAGTCCGCTCCCTCGCAAAAGGTTCGCAATCATCTCCCGCTGGGTCACACTATCTTCAATAAC
Proteins encoded:
- a CDS encoding chemotaxis protein CheW, which encodes MVGNPDFLMGQSEEDLAPEFQELETPEGELHLRFQVPSGRELALPATGIREVLDPPPDRITPMPNVSPLLLGTFNVRGRVIWVADLGQFLGDPVALNTDRAEIFVIAVEDQDTILGLAVERIVKMQWLDVEKLQMPTDIPDGVAPFLRGEWVFEENERPVTLRLLDQVSILRSARWAA
- a CDS encoding response regulator transcription factor translates to MSKVLVIEDSVTQREMIANLLRGSGLTVIEATDGVEALDKIQGNPPDLVVLDIVMPRMNGYEVCRRLKADPKTQNVPVVMCSSKGEEFDRYWGMKQGADAYVAKPFQPTELVGTVKQMLRG